In Meiothermus ruber DSM 1279, the following proteins share a genomic window:
- the icd gene encoding NADP-dependent isocitrate dehydrogenase, which translates to MAYQKISVPAGEKITIQDGKLHVPDQPIIGFIEGDGTGPDIWRAAQPVLDAAVAKAYGGRRKIAWAEIYAGEKANQVYGEPIWLPEETLEFIREYLVAIKGPLTTPVGGGIRSINVALRQELDLYACVRPVQWFEGVPSPVRHPELVNMVIFRENTEDIYAGIEFPKDSPEVKRFLEWFEAEFPKSYGKIRFPQTAGIGIKPVSEEGTHRLVEAAINYAIDNDLPSVTLVHKGNIMKYTEGAFRDWGYALAKSKFGAVDLDGGPWQTITNPKTGRQIIIKDMIADNFLQQILLRPAEYSVIATLNLNGDYISDALAAQVGGIGIAPGSNVNYYTGHAVFEATHGTAPKYAGKDQVNPSSVILSGEMMLRYMGWTEAADLIIQAMTKTIAQGRVTYDFHRLMVAEGRNATLLKCSEFGQALIENM; encoded by the coding sequence ATGGCATACCAAAAAATCTCGGTTCCCGCTGGCGAAAAGATCACCATCCAAGATGGCAAGCTGCACGTGCCCGATCAACCCATCATCGGCTTTATCGAAGGCGACGGCACCGGCCCAGACATATGGCGAGCCGCCCAGCCGGTGCTGGATGCGGCGGTAGCCAAGGCCTATGGGGGCAGACGCAAGATAGCCTGGGCCGAAATTTATGCAGGCGAGAAGGCCAACCAGGTTTACGGTGAACCCATCTGGCTCCCGGAAGAGACCCTCGAGTTCATCCGCGAGTACCTGGTCGCCATCAAAGGCCCGCTCACCACGCCGGTTGGGGGTGGGATTCGCTCCATCAACGTCGCCTTGCGCCAAGAGCTCGACCTATACGCCTGTGTACGCCCGGTGCAGTGGTTCGAAGGGGTGCCCAGCCCGGTGCGCCACCCCGAGCTGGTCAACATGGTGATTTTCCGAGAGAACACCGAGGATATCTACGCTGGCATCGAGTTTCCCAAGGACAGCCCCGAGGTTAAACGGTTCCTCGAGTGGTTCGAGGCCGAGTTCCCCAAGTCCTACGGCAAAATTCGCTTCCCTCAGACCGCCGGCATCGGTATCAAGCCGGTATCGGAAGAGGGCACCCATCGCCTGGTCGAGGCCGCTATCAACTACGCCATCGACAACGACCTGCCCTCGGTCACCCTGGTGCACAAGGGCAATATTATGAAGTACACCGAAGGCGCCTTCCGCGACTGGGGGTACGCCCTGGCTAAAAGCAAGTTTGGCGCCGTAGACCTCGACGGGGGCCCCTGGCAAACCATCACCAACCCCAAAACCGGCCGGCAAATTATCATCAAGGACATGATCGCCGACAACTTCCTGCAGCAAATCCTGCTGCGGCCGGCCGAGTACAGCGTGATTGCCACCCTTAACCTCAACGGCGACTACATCTCCGATGCCCTGGCCGCCCAGGTAGGGGGCATTGGCATCGCGCCCGGCTCCAACGTCAACTACTACACCGGGCACGCGGTGTTTGAAGCCACCCACGGCACCGCCCCTAAGTACGCCGGCAAAGACCAGGTTAACCCCAGCTCGGTGATCCTCTCGGGTGAGATGATGCTGCGCTACATGGGCTGGACGGAGGCCGCCGATCTGATTATCCAGGCCATGACCAAGACCATCGCACAGGGCCGGGTTACCTACGACTTCCATCGCCTGATGGTGGCCGAGGGCCGCAACGCAACCCTGCTCAAATGCAGCGAGTTCGGCCAGGCGCTGATCGAAAATATGTAA
- a CDS encoding CPBP family intramembrane glutamic endopeptidase: protein MFRFFMLIQLGLMLVGSVWMELAGYAAVKSPDPLRDSLVFLLLFWGLMGLERVFSLLFPRSFQAAEALHGQLGTLMRTQGISHHQALLLALASGVGEELFFRGALQNALWGGWLGVFLQAVVFTALHPVPDRKAWSYPLFVFLGGLGFGAAYLLTGSLIPGMLAHYLHNARGFYQLLDQPKAGGQI, encoded by the coding sequence ATGTTCCGCTTCTTCATGCTGATCCAGCTCGGGCTCATGCTGGTCGGTTCCGTCTGGATGGAACTGGCCGGTTATGCTGCCGTAAAGAGCCCCGATCCCCTGCGCGATAGCCTGGTTTTCCTGCTGCTTTTTTGGGGGTTGATGGGCCTCGAGCGGGTGTTCTCCCTACTCTTCCCCAGAAGCTTCCAGGCCGCTGAGGCCCTGCACGGTCAGCTTGGAACCTTGATGCGCACCCAGGGCATCAGCCACCACCAGGCTCTGCTGCTGGCCCTGGCCTCCGGGGTGGGTGAAGAGCTGTTTTTTCGTGGGGCCTTGCAGAATGCCCTGTGGGGGGGCTGGCTGGGGGTTTTTCTTCAGGCGGTGGTGTTCACCGCGCTGCACCCGGTTCCCGATCGCAAGGCCTGGAGCTATCCGCTGTTTGTCTTTTTGGGTGGTCTGGGCTTTGGCGCAGCCTATCTGCTCACCGGAAGCCTGATTCCGGGGATGCTGGCCCATTATCTACACAATGCTCGAGGCTTTTATCAGTTGTTGGATCAGCCAAAGGCCGGCGGTCAAATTTAG
- a CDS encoding Lrp/AsnC ligand binding domain-containing protein yields the protein MITAFVLIQTSRESTAETAEAVAEIPGVAEVYSVTGEWDLVAILRFKDFEQLDDIVTLGLRKLRGIERTQTLLAFRAYSRKLLEQGFNIGGEGL from the coding sequence ATGATTACCGCGTTTGTCTTGATTCAGACCAGCCGCGAGTCCACCGCCGAAACCGCCGAGGCGGTGGCCGAGATCCCTGGGGTGGCCGAGGTCTACTCAGTTACCGGTGAGTGGGACTTGGTGGCGATTTTGCGCTTCAAAGACTTCGAGCAGCTCGACGACATCGTAACCCTGGGGTTGCGCAAGCTAAGGGGCATTGAACGCACCCAGACCCTCCTGGCCTTTAGAGCCTACTCGCGCAAGCTGCTCGAGCAAGGCTTCAATATCGGCGGCGAAGGTCTGTAG
- a CDS encoding metallophosphoesterase — protein sequence MRVFAIADIHLSKAFPKPMNIFGPEWEGHPEAVFEEWQKVVGEDDLVIVAGDISWAMKLPEAMLDLADLAKLPGIKVLLRGNHDYWWPSISRLRQALPPRMHALQHDSLVIGNLAIAGSRGWDTPGSYNFTPEDEKIYKREVERLGLSLKTLQGHDYQYLVLALHYPPFGPTGGPTGFTELIERYRPTCVVYGHLHGADPERLPKHWNGIPLHFVSADVVRFRPQLILDTPHQTHTHQPTR from the coding sequence ATGCGCGTCTTTGCCATCGCCGATATACATCTATCCAAAGCCTTCCCTAAGCCGATGAACATCTTCGGGCCGGAATGGGAGGGGCATCCTGAGGCTGTGTTCGAAGAGTGGCAAAAAGTAGTAGGTGAGGATGACCTGGTCATCGTGGCTGGGGATATCTCCTGGGCCATGAAGCTGCCCGAAGCCATGCTCGATTTAGCCGACCTGGCTAAGCTTCCGGGTATCAAGGTGCTTTTGCGCGGGAACCACGACTACTGGTGGCCCTCCATCAGCCGTCTGCGGCAGGCGCTGCCCCCCCGCATGCACGCTTTGCAGCACGACTCGCTGGTCATCGGCAATCTGGCCATCGCCGGAAGCCGTGGCTGGGACACCCCCGGCAGCTATAACTTCACCCCAGAGGACGAAAAAATCTACAAGCGGGAAGTAGAGCGGCTGGGGCTTTCACTCAAGACCCTTCAGGGGCACGACTACCAATACCTGGTGCTGGCTTTGCACTACCCCCCTTTCGGCCCCACCGGTGGCCCCACCGGCTTCACCGAGCTTATTGAACGCTACCGGCCCACCTGCGTGGTGTACGGACACCTGCACGGGGCCGACCCAGAAAGGCTGCCCAAACACTGGAACGGCATTCCCCTACACTTTGTTTCGGCGGATGTGGTGCGGTTCAGGCCCCAGCTCATCCTCGATACGCCCCATCAAACCCACACCCACCAGCCCACACGCTGA
- the recX gene encoding recombination regulator RecX, producing MKQENPDGLFLYAVRLLGARAYSEAALRHKLSRRAPPEVVEATLGRLKQRGYLDDHGYAEGYVRLYAGRWGAAKLRRALLSKGVSSETVDRVLAAQMAQQDPVEEALALLARYPSRHRGEKPRAIRFLTNRGYALAHALAAWARYLEQASP from the coding sequence ATGAAGCAGGAGAACCCCGACGGGTTGTTTTTATACGCGGTGCGGCTGCTGGGGGCCCGGGCTTACTCGGAGGCAGCCCTGCGCCACAAACTATCCCGTAGAGCCCCGCCCGAAGTGGTGGAGGCAACCCTTGGGCGCCTTAAACAGCGGGGTTACCTCGACGACCACGGCTACGCCGAAGGTTATGTTCGGTTGTATGCAGGCAGGTGGGGCGCGGCCAAGCTACGCCGGGCCCTTTTGTCGAAGGGGGTCTCGAGCGAGACTGTAGACCGGGTGTTGGCTGCGCAGATGGCCCAGCAAGACCCGGTCGAAGAGGCGCTGGCCTTATTGGCGCGCTACCCAAGCCGCCACAGGGGTGAAAAGCCCCGCGCCATTCGTTTTTTGACCAATCGGGGTTATGCTCTAGCCCACGCCTTGGCGGCCTGGGCGCGCTACCTCGAGCAAGCCAGCCCCTAA